From the Malaclemys terrapin pileata isolate rMalTer1 chromosome 11, rMalTer1.hap1, whole genome shotgun sequence genome, the window CCAactattactttttttaaaattcaaaggaCTAAAATTTCAAGTTCAAGAACTTAGGCAGTAGGAGTTCTTTGGGGGTTCTTTACTGGAAGATAAATTGAGAGAGTCCTCCTCTAAACCCTTAGGAGGAACAACCATAACTGGTAAATACGCTTCTCCAGCTGTGACCAGAGATTTTGTCTCAGTTGCCCAAAATGCCTTACAACACTTTAAATTGGAAATTTGCAGAAAAACTTCAGGTTGGGGTGtaaatttggcaaaattataaactGCTTAATTGAATGTAAAATGAATAGTGATAGTATCAGGACCCTTTGGAATGCTCAGAACAGTAATTAGATTTAGGAATAAAtctgtaattaaataaaaattaagaatagTTTAAATTAGAAAATCTAGTAATGGTGGCTATAGGGTGATGTAATATAATGGGAGATCCCACTTCTAGGCACCCAGGAGTCCATTGCCTCTGATGTAATAATTCCACTTCCTGTGAGGAATGACTCATCAAAATCCCATAGAGATACATTGACGCCCATAGGAATACATGGGACTTTCAAACAGGAAGTAGCTAGGGTTCATCCAAAGGTCAGCTGAAAAACTCCATAGGAACACACTGAACCCATAGAGGTCTATGATAGGAAGAGGAGCTACTAGGACACGCCACTAATTAGCATACAATTAACATATGCTAATCGCTGGAAACTGATTGGCTGAGCTTGAGTGTCACATGTTGGTACACGTGACaattttgcatatgcaaatccCTGAAAGTTGATTAGCTATAATTTATCATCGTAATTCAGCCAATGTGCTGCAAATCGTATATAAAGGTGATAGCCAACAGGCTAAAACCTTGTAGGGGACAAGGACCTGAAGGAGAGCGGAACGCTGCAGGGCACCTGGAAGAAAGAAGATGCtcacagagctgcagcaaccacaCCAGTGGAACCTGCTGGGTAAGAAAGCTAACTATTGCCTTATTGCAGCAGAGTAGCTAACTACCCACGATCTCAAGCACTGACAGCGCTCGCTAGCCTCAGAAAATGCTCACTGGCAGCCATCGCTCACAAAGCAGCTACTACTGCAGCAGCACCACAAGCCATAACAATGGCTTCTGTAAGTAGCTAATGGCCTTTCCATCCTAGCAAAGCAACAACAGCAGCCCCGCAACCCACACTCGCTAGCATCGTTCCCAAGCAGCTCTTGCAGCAGTCCACTCAGGGTTCCAAGGTTGCCCCTGGCAATGGCCGTTTCTGCCACCCAGCCAGCCGAGGCCACTGCAGCAGCCAAGCAGGCTTCTGTATCTGCTCCCTGAGGAGAAACTTTACCTCAGTGGAAGCAGGCAGCCGCTTGAACAACAGCACAGATTGCTACAGCACAGAGCGCTCCCAAAACATAGACCAAGCAGAAGGCCCTCGAAGACAGTGCAGAGGGATTGTTAAGAAAGCCCCTGTAAGTCCCATCTTTCATTTATGAGGGGCTGCAAGTGTAAATAAAGTTGGATGTTTCTGTCTGAGTGAGATCTGCTTCTACCCATTTAGTAACCACCAGGCCAGCGCTTCCTAGGTGCTTAGTTTTAAGTATTTAATATTGAATGTTTAATTAATATATTGTTACATGTTCAATTATTATATTGTTATACGGTATAGAGTATTAAGTGAATGATTATATTGTTATATGCCGTAGAGTTAAATTGAAATTGTTATTGTAGTGTTGCGTTTTTATTTGTTGCGCCGTTTCATTCCCTTTTTAACTGTAACCTTATTTTATCTATATCTACTCTTTTAGTGGAACCACTCACTTCTAAATAAATACTACTTTTCTTTTCGAAGATTCACTGCTTGACTGTCTATTCTTGATCAGAGGCCTGTATCCGTGTCCTTTCAAGGGAAAGTTAGCTAGCTGCGGCTTTCCCTGGAACCTCCTTTAGGGCGGGCCACAACCTTAATTACCGGAAcagataaattaaaaataaaggttttaaattAAGAGCAGCATTTGTAGGCAACTTCACTGGCTAAATTCAATTGGTTTAAAATATTCCGGTAACACAGCCTCAGAATTACAAAATATATATTCACAGTCACCCAAAACAACTTGCAGTTTGGCAGGGTATAAAACCATTCTTTTTGCACCACTTTATGTAAATCCTGACTTGAATATATCTAGTTTTCTGTGCAGAATATGCATCAGTCTGGCAAAAACCAGAAATTAATTGCTCCTTTCAGAAAGCTCATGACTAGGCTCTTATTATTTCAAGAAGCCTAGCCCTAACTCAAGTGGAAGAGACAATAAcctcaaaaaaattaacagtaGGAGCTTTCCCCTTGCTTCTGTACATAATATGCCCAGGATCCCAAAGAGCGGAGGAAGGAAAGGGAGCTAACTTGACACCCTTGGCAACACACAAAGGGAGTGGCCCATGACACTCCTAGCACATCACAATACCCGGGTGAGCAGTGATGCCCTGGACCAAGTACCCAGTGGGAACATAGGGGGGGGTGAAAGTCCACAGCTGCCACGCACAATGGGTTAAAGCTTTCAATCGCTGGAGCAAAACACCAGCCCCAATCAAACCCATCAGAACCCATCAAGCCACACTGCACCATGTCAAGAACCTCCGGAGGAGACAAACTGCTTAACGAGCTTGGCTACAAGCTAGGCCAGACCCTGGGTGAGGGCAGTTACTCTAAGGTGAGGGTGGCCACCTCAGCCAAGTACAAGGGCCCACTAGCTATCAAGGTAGTGGATCGgcgccgggcaccccccgacttTGTACACAAGTTTCTACCACGGGAGCTCTCCATCCTGAGGGTGATCCGGCACCCCAATATCGTGCGGGTCTTTGAGTTCATCGAGGTCTGCAATGGGAAACTCTACATTGTGATGGAAGCAGCGTCCACTGATCTGCTCCAGCTGGTGCAGCGGCTGGGGAAACTACCTTGTGTCCCCGAGGCCCGGGACATCTTTGGACAGATCGTTGGTGCCGTGCGCTATCTTCATGACCGGAACCTGGTGCACCGGGACCTCAAGTGTGAGAATGTCTTGCTCACCTCTGATGGCCGCCGAGCAAAGCTCACTGACTTTGGCTTTGGCAAGGAGGCATGTGGCTACCCAGACCTGAGCACTACCTACTGTGGATCAGCTGCCTATGCCTCCCCCGAGGTGCTGCTGGGCATTCCCTACGACGCCAAGAAGTACGACATATGGAGCTTGGGCGTGGTGCTCTATGTGATGGTGACTGGCTGCATGCCCTTTGACGACACCCACATCCACAGCATGCCCCGCCGCCAGAAGAAGGGGGTCCTCTACCCTGATGGTCTTCCtcctctgcctgagccctgcaaaaCCCTCATCGCCCAGCTGCTCCAGTTCAGCCCAGCCTCCCGGCCTGGGGTGGGACAGGTGGCCAAGAACTGCTGGCTTAAAGGGGATATCTAAAAGGGCAAGGCTCCCCCATATATTCCAGCCCTAGGACATGTGCAGGGACAGCTGGGGCACCAACCCTGTGGAGCAGCACGTTAAACAGATATTGACAATGAGGAGCTGGAAAGGACCAGGGTCATTTACAGGTGCAACAGCCACATGAAGCGGATAGTAAGATTTAAAGTGATGATGTGACCACATGTTGCTAGAAGAAGGTTAAAGGCCCAACCACCCTATGAAGCTGCTGCAGGTTGGATTTCAAGGGACCGGGACCATGCTGAGATAGTGGCAAGAATGACAAATGGGGGCTGTTTAAAGAAGCATTTACCACAGGGAACATTGGAGTACCATCAACTTACCAGTGGCAGCAGGAAGAAGATGATCCCCCCTGCAAGCAGATTTGGACTTCACCACAACGCCTGAAGGTGGTAGCGTACGGGTGAGATGATGGGACAAATAGCAGCAAAGATCTTTGTCACCTACTCCCTAATGGACTATAATAAACTCTGAAGTTCCCATGTGGCTgactttctgtgctgctgcctgattccTTTCTGCCAAAAAGTGTCTGAGTCACCCGATAGCATTTATAATAAGGGCCGTGGCCAGGGctttggggggctggaggagatctttttaatctctttcccACTGCTCTTCAGCCTGTTTTCAAACACCATTTCCTAGGTTGCTCCTCACCTAACTCATTTGGAGGGAGATTCCCTCCTTTTGGAACCTGGGATCTGAACAGTCTCCTACTTTGGTGATGTTCAAAATGCAGATCTGATTCTAGGGCCAAGACTTTAGATTGGGCTCAATCATAGCTGCATAAAGCTGGAAAATGATAGATATTTTGCTAAAAATGGGGATATTTTATATTTCCAGCTCCAAAAGGAACCTGAGAACTGCACATAAAAAGTTAGCAACTATTCTTAAACCAGACCCCAAATCTCTGCTATAGATCTCCATTGCCAAACCCCCACTTGCAAAGAATCTTTCACTTATGGGGGAAAGAGCCTGAAACACGTTTTAATAGGATCTTTAAAGTTTCCCTTATTCAAATGAAGTCTGACtcaaacttccactgaagtcaatggaatggctCCCATAGACACACATATCAAGCCCACCCTGTTAGACAAATGCTTCTATTGCTGTTGTTTAAACCAACCAAATCAGTGATAGCAGCTTCACCATCCAGGATCCATCTTTCACTAACCAGTGCACATGGCTTTGCAAGAATCaagggcttttgttttgttttgttaagaacCAAATTTTGGTTTCAAGCTTCTGAGCTTTATAAAAAAAGGGGGGTTAAATAAAACCACCCTTAGCAGTGTACATTTCACTCCAAAAGGGTTGTCCAGAAAATGGTCTCTGCTGCATGATGGAAAATGCATTCCTTGTGAGATGACTATCCTCTCATCTCAATAAAAATATAACCTCTCGAGTTTCAGCACTGCAGGGCATGGATTTATGGAGTCATTAGTGACTGCACATTTCAGAGTGGGGAGAACAGCTTTTTATTCTCAGCACATTGTGCCAGGGAACATCTTTTATGGAGATCTCACTGCAGGAGGTAAGTGCCACCAGAGATGGGAAAGTCCCCGCAAGGCAGTGCATCTGTAAAATTGCAAGGGAGCAGTCTCTATTAGGTGGCTATTCATACTGATCTTCTGCAGTGGAGGAGAAAATCCCAGCACAAATGCAAGCACCTACGTAAGGCGGGGCTCAATTATACAGGGACATGCTGTCCATGGGGTATTCTAGTGAATTCTCAGGAGGTTTGGATAAAGATCCAGAGTGTGGATGCTCATCAACTTCCAGAAGCCAGCCACCCCATGACACTCTCCTATAATCTGTCCCTAAAGAAAACCACCTCCCCATATGGCTGTCTTCACTGGGGAGGTAGAAAAGGCGGTCCCCTCCAGGGTGTTGAGAGGGCGAATAGCAAGTCTGTCATCACATGCACACTGCAGCTCCCCTCAGACAGCAGCTCCCCTTTTGTTTTCTCAGTGTTGACTCTAGTTTatcccctttccctctctctctcttcccattgGTGACCTCCAGGTTTCTCTCCATTTGACTGTCACCTGGGAATTAAAGTAGGTGGTTTGGGTAAACATCTAGAGGACGCTCTCTACAGCTCCCCATAGGTGGCCTTAACCCCCAGTGAATCCTTCTGTGCTCCCTGCCTAGCCTCAGTGTGGTCTCAGTTTCCCAGCTCAAGTTCCCAAGGGTATTTGCCTTCTAATGCATCCCCTCATTGTCCTCCAACAAGTCtctgctgccctctcccccattccTTCGGTGCTCCAAACTCTTTTCCACTCAGTCAGTCCTGAGGTGGGAATCTGGTAGTGTATGTAGAGTGGCGGCTGAGTGGGTGCAAGGCAGGGAAGGAAGCTAGGCTAATGGCATGGCAGAGAGTTAGAGAGACAGGAAAGCAGGAAGACTGGGTAGGTCCCCAGGGAGCTGTTAGTCAGGAAGAGTGATTGGGTATCCAGCAGGATGGGAGGCACAGTGCCTGGGGAGGTTGCAGGCAGAGAGGGGCTGGGTTACCCTGTGCTTGGGAGTCCCATACATACTGGATGGGATTTCTCAGCACAAGGAAGGTTCCTTAGCATGGCCTACAAAGTGCAGGGCCAGAGTCCCACCAGCTCAGTCTGTGGGCTGGACCATGCGGTAGTGGTAGGGGAAAGGAAGACAGCTGCCCTTCCCATGAAGATCTGCCCTCCCCAAGGattgggagagaggaaggggtccCCCTGTGGCAGGTGGGGAGCCAGTCAGCTGCCCTCAGAAGACAATGGGATGGAACGGGAGGCaggaagtcacttcccttctcttccAAAGATCCCAAAGGTAAGTGAGAAGCAGTGGGAGGGCCTGGAAATAGGGAGAGtggctgctgggggaagaagaagaaaggggatCATCATCTTGGAGTGAGGAGCTGGGATAGCAGGAGGAGCTGCTGTGTTTGGGGCCAGCAGGGGATTCCCTGGGTTGAGGAGAACTGGGTGAGGTATGAGAAGGACCCACTGAGTTAGGAAAGGGTTACTGATTGCTGTTGTCCTCCCTGGCCACTTTCCCTTGTGCCTCTTCTTCTCTGTGTCAGGCTGCCACAGGCCCCAGCTTAAGTGCTCAGTCAGGGATAGGGAATGCTTAGCCATCCTCAggcctcctgcctgcaccccacatgGTGGCCACTGCTGGCTGGAGCCcagaattttcctttttaaaatagctCTGCCAACTGCCAGGCCCCTTAGATAGGGGGTTCAGAACCCAGCTACAGAGGAATGTACCAGAGAGTGCAACTTTACCCAGACCATCCCAAGGATCCTGGATGCTCAAAGCATTTAGAGGAAGCAGTGCTGGGAATTTTCAGAAGGGCCGCACCAAGCTGAAGATCAGTGAGCTGATGGAAAGACACAGACATGTTTAAGAGCAATATGTAACACCATGATCTGAGCAAGCCCATGGGCTCTGATCCCAACTCCAATATACATACCCAACACCACCCAGCCGCTACTCGGTCCTTATTTCACAAGCCTCCGGGAAACTCACCTCTTCTCTGAGGCCTACAAGTCAATGTCATTCATTACATGTCCCACGACATGCACACCCCTACATTGAGCCTTCATGTGATTTTACTGCTGTAACCCTCATCCTTCCCCATCCTCGCCTGCTGTTTGATAATCCTCATTCACTTTGCCACATGAAAAAACATAGACTGAAGTTTTCCTAGGCAGGGATTGTGTCTGACCTCTGGGAAGAACGTAGCACCCGTTTCAGATGCTATAAAATAGTAATGTACATCATTCTGTGATATCACAATTATCATGTGTGATGTCACATTGTTCTGTCAATCATGACATTTTACAAAGGTATTTGA encodes:
- the LOC128845540 gene encoding testis-specific serine/threonine-protein kinase 6-like, yielding MSRTSGGDKLLNELGYKLGQTLGEGSYSKVRVATSAKYKGPLAIKVVDRRRAPPDFVHKFLPRELSILRVIRHPNIVRVFEFIEVCNGKLYIVMEAASTDLLQLVQRLGKLPCVPEARDIFGQIVGAVRYLHDRNLVHRDLKCENVLLTSDGRRAKLTDFGFGKEACGYPDLSTTYCGSAAYASPEVLLGIPYDAKKYDIWSLGVVLYVMVTGCMPFDDTHIHSMPRRQKKGVLYPDGLPPLPEPCKTLIAQLLQFSPASRPGVGQVAKNCWLKGDI